The DNA region CAACCGGCCCATCGCCACGCTGCGCTACCCGTCCAACTGGAAGCTGTCCCAGGACCGCGCCCAGCAGGTGATGGACGTGCTCGCGGCCAAGAGCGGCCAGCCCGAGCGCTTCCGCGCCGAGGGCCGCAGCGACACCGAGCCGGTCGCATCCAATGACACCGCCGACGGCCGTTCGCGCAACCGTCGGGTGGAGATCACAGTCTTTGCGGAGGGCGTCGAGTGAAGGCGTTTTTCAGTTTCCTCGCCCGCTGGGTGATACCGGTGCTGGGCCTGATCGCCCTCAGCCTGGTGATCTGGTTCGTCGGCCCGCTGATCGCCATCGGCGACGTCGAGCCCCTGGCTTCGGCCACCGTGCGCTGGGTGCTCATCATCCTGCTGTTCGCCGTGTGGATCGGCTGGCGCGTGCTGCGCATCATCCAGGCCCGGCGCAACGCCGCCAAGGTGATGCAGGGCCTGGTCGCCGTGGCCCCGGATGCCGCCAGCGTGGCCACCAGCGAAGAGCTGGCCACCCTCAAGCAGCGCATGGACGAGGCCCTGGTCCTGCTCAAGCGCGCCAAGCTCGGCGGCAACGAGCGACGCAACCTCTATGAGCTGCCCTGGTACGTGATCATCGGTCCGCCGGGCTCCGGCAAGACCACCGCGCTGGTCAACTCCGGCCTCAACTTCCCGCTGGCCGAGCAAATGGGCAGCGGCGCCATCCGTGGCGTCGGCGGCACCCGCAACTGCGACTGGTGGTTCACCGACGAGGCCGTGCTGCTCGACACCGCCGGCCGCTACACCACCCAGGACAGCCACGCCCAGGTGGACAAGGCCGCCTGGCTGGGCTTCCTCGACCTTTTGAAGAACCAGCGCAAGCGCCGCCCCATCGACGGTGCCTTCGTGGCCATCAGCCTGTCCGACCTGCTGCTGGGCAGCGAGACCGAGCGCGCCGCCCACGCCCGTGCCATCCGCGCCCGGGTGCAGGAGCTCTACGCCCAGCTCGGCGTGCGCTTCCCCATCTACGTGATGCTCACCAAGCTCGACCTGGTGCCGGGCTTCATGGAGTTCTTCGACTCGCTGAGCAAGGAAGACCGCGCCCAGGTCTGGGGCATGACCTTCGCCCTCGACGACGGCAAGAGCGCCGAGGGCCCGCTGTCGGTGTTCGGCAACGAGTTCGCCCTGCTCGAGCAGCGCCTCAACGAGCGCCTGGTGGAACGCCTGCAGCAGGAACGCGACCCCGCGCGGCGCGACCTGATCTACGGCTTCCCGCAGCAGTTCGCGGCCCTGCGCGATGCGCTGTCGAGCTTCCTCGACGGCGTGTTCAAGCCCAACCCCTATGAAGAGCGCGCGCTGCTGCGTGGCGTCTACTTCACCAGCGGCACCCAGGAAGGCAGCCCCATCGACCGCCTGATCGGCGCCATGGCGCAGAGCATGAACCTCGACCGCCAGCACCTGGCCCGCCAGACCGGCACCGGGCGCAGCTACTTCATCGAGCGGCTGTTCCGCGAAGTGGCCTTCGGCGAGCGCGGCCTGGTCGGCGCCAACCCCAAGGTCGAGCGCCAGCGCAAATGGATGGCCCGCGGCGTGCTCGCCGCCACCGCGATCCTGGTCCTGGGCATCGCCGCCCTCTGGTTCGCCAGCTTCAGCGCCAACCGCACCTACATCGCCGCCGTCGACGGTCGGGTCAAGCCGCTGCACGGCGAGCTGCAGGGCCTGAGCCCGGCACAGCGCGACGTGCTCGCGGTGCTGCCGCTGCTCAACGCCATCCGCAACGTGTCCGGCGATGCGCCGAGCTGGGCGGAAGGCTACGGCCTCTACCAGGGCGACATGCTCGGGGCCGAAGGCGCCAGCGTGTACCGCAAGCTCCTGATCGCGGTGATGGCCCCCCGGGTCATGGCCCGTATCGAGGAACAGCTGCGCAGCGGCGGCTCCTCGGACTTCCTCTACGAGGGCCTTAAGGCCTACCTGATGCTCGCCGACCCGGAACACTACGACGGCGACTTCATCAAGGCCTGGGTCGCCCTGGACTGGGACCGCAGCCTGCCGCGCGACCTGGTGCCCGAGCAGCGCCAGGCGCTCAACGAGCACCTGGCCGCGCTCTACGACCGGGAACCGCCGGCCGTGCGCCTGGACGACAACCTGGTGCAGGACACCCGTCGCCAGCTGCAGCAGCTGTCCATCGCCCAGCGCGTCTACGACCGCGTCAAGCGCCAGAAGCTGCCTCAGGGCCTGCCGGACTTCCGCATCAGCGAAGCCGCCGGCCGCGACGCCGCCCTGGTGTTCTCGCGCAAGAGCGGCAAGGCGCTGAACGACCCGCTGTCGGGCTTCTTCACCCAGCGCGGCTACCGCGAAGTGTTCATGGTCTCCAGCCTGAGCCAGTCGGGCACCCTGGCCGAGGAGCAATGGGTGCTCGGCCGCACCATGGACGACACCCAGGACGCCGCCAGCCTGGCCCTGGAAGTGCGCCAGCTGTACTTCCAGGACTACCTGCGCCAATGGGACGCGCTGCTGGCCGACATCGACTTCGTCGCCATCACCAGCACCGCCCAGGCCGCCGACGTGCTGCGCGTGCTGTCCGGCCCGCAGTCGCCGCTGAAGAAGCTGCTCGAAGCCGTGGCCAAGGAGACCGACCTGCAGAAGGAAGAGCGCCTGGCCGCCGAGAAACTCAAGGGCACCAGCGACACCGTCGGCAAGCTCAAGGATCGCCTCGGCTCCCTGGTGGGGCAGGGCGACGACGCCCCGCAACAGCCGCAGGCGCCGAGCGAGGACCCGATCACCGCGCACTTCGCTGAGCTCAACAGCCTGGTGGCCAGGAACGACAACGAGCCGGCGGCCATCGACGGCCTGCTGGCGGACATGAACGCCCTCTACGTGCAGATCAGCGCCATGA from Pseudomonas tohonis includes:
- the tssM gene encoding type VI secretion system membrane subunit TssM; amino-acid sequence: MKAFFSFLARWVIPVLGLIALSLVIWFVGPLIAIGDVEPLASATVRWVLIILLFAVWIGWRVLRIIQARRNAAKVMQGLVAVAPDAASVATSEELATLKQRMDEALVLLKRAKLGGNERRNLYELPWYVIIGPPGSGKTTALVNSGLNFPLAEQMGSGAIRGVGGTRNCDWWFTDEAVLLDTAGRYTTQDSHAQVDKAAWLGFLDLLKNQRKRRPIDGAFVAISLSDLLLGSETERAAHARAIRARVQELYAQLGVRFPIYVMLTKLDLVPGFMEFFDSLSKEDRAQVWGMTFALDDGKSAEGPLSVFGNEFALLEQRLNERLVERLQQERDPARRDLIYGFPQQFAALRDALSSFLDGVFKPNPYEERALLRGVYFTSGTQEGSPIDRLIGAMAQSMNLDRQHLARQTGTGRSYFIERLFREVAFGERGLVGANPKVERQRKWMARGVLAATAILVLGIAALWFASFSANRTYIAAVDGRVKPLHGELQGLSPAQRDVLAVLPLLNAIRNVSGDAPSWAEGYGLYQGDMLGAEGASVYRKLLIAVMAPRVMARIEEQLRSGGSSDFLYEGLKAYLMLADPEHYDGDFIKAWVALDWDRSLPRDLVPEQRQALNEHLAALYDREPPAVRLDDNLVQDTRRQLQQLSIAQRVYDRVKRQKLPQGLPDFRISEAAGRDAALVFSRKSGKALNDPLSGFFTQRGYREVFMVSSLSQSGTLAEEQWVLGRTMDDTQDAASLALEVRQLYFQDYLRQWDALLADIDFVAITSTAQAADVLRVLSGPQSPLKKLLEAVAKETDLQKEERLAAEKLKGTSDTVGKLKDRLGSLVGQGDDAPQQPQAPSEDPITAHFAELNSLVARNDNEPAAIDGLLADMNALYVQISAMSGASGDALLGEAKNQAQAAAQRVSLGAERQPPLVQGLVKSVVSATTSTMMGGIRNQLNAAWTAEVVNVYRQSLAGRYPLDRNSTRDATLDDFGAFFGVGGVMDSYFRKYLQPYVDTSATTWRWQPGAAEKLGIGSGVLGTFQRAAQIRDAFFRSGNTTPMVRFELKAVAMDAAIDQFQLDLDGQQFSYDHGPSRPVAMQWPSPNSLGVVRLTISPPSSSGRSGITMEGPWAWFRLLDQSDLTQGNAPDRFTLRMRVDNASISSELRASSAFNPFRSRVVTGFGLPERL